The Actinopolymorpha sp. NPDC004070 genome includes the window AAGATCCTGGACCCGCACGGCATCGAAAGCTGGAAGTGGGTGCCGGTCGCCGTCCTGGTGATCGCCATGGTGATGGAGGGACTGTCGTTCCGTACGGCCGTCCACGAGGCCAACCGGGTCCGCGGCGACGTGAGCTGGCCGACCTTCATCCGCCGCGCCCGCGGCCCCGAGCTTCCGGTGATCCTGCTGGAGGACTCCGCGGCGCTGGTCGGCCTGGCCCTCGCCCTGGTCGGCGTGCTGCTCACCCTGGCCACCGGCAACGGCGTGTGGGACGGCCTCGGGTCGATCGCGATCGGCCTGCTCCTGGTCTGCGTGGCGATGGTGCTGGCGGCGGAGATGAAGAGCCTGCTGGTCGGTGAGTCCGCGACCCGCGAGACCGTACGCCGGATCGAGGAGGCGCTGGCCGCCGAGCCGCTGGTGGACCGGGTCATCCACATGCGGACGATGCACCTCGGACCGGACGAACTGCTGGTGGCGGCCAAGATCGCGGTCACCCCCACCGACTCCGCGGCCGAGGTCGCGCACGCGATCGACGCCGCCGAGGCGCGCATCCGGGAGGCGGTGCCGATCGCCCGGGTGATCTACCTCGAACCCGACCTGGACCGGACCCTGCAGGGGGGGTCCCGGACCGAGCCGCGGCGCTGATCAGCGCGGCCGCGGCCGGGGCGGCTGGAGCACCCCGCTGCGGCCGAGCCAGCGCAGCGCGCGATCCTTGTCGATCTCGGCGGCCCGGGCCGCCGGAGTGGGCAGCCGGCCGAGGCGTTCACCCAGCTCCCGCACCGCCGCGCCGACGGCGGGTTCGGCGAAGGCGCGCAGCGCGAACGCCACCGCGAGCGGCGTGACGTCGTACTTCTCCTCCAACTGCGCGGCGAGGGCGATGGTGTGCAGGTCCTCCTCGGTGTACTGCCGGTGACCGGCGTGGGTCCGGGGGTGGTTCCGGGCCTGGGGCCGGGGCTGCCCCGGCGGTCGACCGGGAGTGCTGCTCGGCGGCTGGTTCGGCGGCTGGCTCCGCGGCGGGACGGGGGTGAAGTCGGCGCCGTCGGGCCGCGGCCGCCACCACGAGTCGGCCCGCCCGCGGGGGACCAGGCCCAGCCGCTCGCGGTAGCGCAGCATCCGGGGGGACATTCCGAGGGCCTGAGCGGCCTTGCTGATCCGCATGGCGCCCATTCTGACAAACTTGTGTCAAGAACGCGCGTGGCGCCTGCGGGGAAGCCGCGAGGCCGCCTAGGCTCGCCGAACTGGGTTCCATCCGATACGGAGGTGCAAAACGCCCATGACGTTCGACTTCAAGGTCAAGGACCTGGGTCTGGCTGAGTTCGGCCGCAAGGAGATCCGCCTGGCCGAGCACGAGATGCCCGGCCTGATGGCGCTGCGCGAGGAGTACGCCGCCGCGCAGCCGCTCGCCGGCGCCAAGAT containing:
- a CDS encoding cation diffusion facilitator family transporter codes for the protein MSAEGGSKAVIAALMANLGIAVTKFLAFLLTQSSSMLAESIHSVADSGNQLLLLLGKKQSRRGATALHPFGHGRERYVYGFIVAVVLFTVGGLFALYEGWHKILDPHGIESWKWVPVAVLVIAMVMEGLSFRTAVHEANRVRGDVSWPTFIRRARGPELPVILLEDSAALVGLALALVGVLLTLATGNGVWDGLGSIAIGLLLVCVAMVLAAEMKSLLVGESATRETVRRIEEALAAEPLVDRVIHMRTMHLGPDELLVAAKIAVTPTDSAAEVAHAIDAAEARIREAVPIARVIYLEPDLDRTLQGGSRTEPRR
- a CDS encoding MerR family transcriptional regulator; this translates as MRISKAAQALGMSPRMLRYRERLGLVPRGRADSWWRPRPDGADFTPVPPRSQPPNQPPSSTPGRPPGQPRPQARNHPRTHAGHRQYTEEDLHTIALAAQLEEKYDVTPLAVAFALRAFAEPAVGAAVRELGERLGRLPTPAARAAEIDKDRALRWLGRSGVLQPPRPRPR